The following proteins are encoded in a genomic region of Dyadobacter sp. UC 10:
- a CDS encoding RagB/SusD family nutrient uptake outer membrane protein, which produces MKTILSKYTSLILLTLAFSGCSDLTEKPYTFVSPQSFYRNAEDLNKALTGVYASYQNHYGRGSINYFMILESMSELGAPARTKDNPHLYNVWADVNNASTSISKWRGSYEIINAANVVLGRGKDIEMDEALKNRMFAEARFIRGLTYFNLVRLYGGAAIPETFTEGLEGLEIPRKTSEETFNYLLEDLKYAADNLPEKSALGSELWRASKGAALSFLGKAYLYRATLTNTPAFFEESRKYSEMVMNSKEYNLEPEFKNLWYWWNVKAKNGQESIFEIQFGNKNGEDNQLHINGGINITDASLGSYMFHRHGPSFTAYNSFSALDARKAATFLTEVKLVNGSTITWLESDQGNYPGAKGWPSAGPGNLKYFDRSGESASLGLPGANVYAMRYAEVLLNYAEAVNELSGPTPAALEALNKVRTRAKLPALTGLSKAQFSEAVYKERCWEFIGEGQVYYDGIRTNRIGKAVQEEIAYGVKNKTFLYTDLLYTPTSKFLWKIPVFDLDSNPALVQNPDNQ; this is translated from the coding sequence ATGAAAACGATACTTTCAAAATATACGTCCCTGATTTTATTAACGCTCGCCTTTTCGGGCTGCTCGGATCTGACTGAAAAACCTTACACGTTCGTTTCGCCGCAAAGCTTTTACCGCAATGCAGAAGACCTGAATAAAGCATTGACGGGCGTTTATGCATCTTATCAAAACCATTACGGAAGAGGTTCGATCAACTATTTTATGATCCTGGAATCCATGTCTGAACTCGGTGCACCGGCGCGGACGAAGGATAATCCGCATTTGTACAATGTGTGGGCCGATGTGAATAATGCGAGTACCTCCATTTCGAAGTGGAGAGGCAGCTATGAGATCATCAATGCGGCCAATGTGGTGCTGGGCCGGGGAAAGGATATTGAAATGGACGAAGCTTTAAAAAACCGGATGTTCGCCGAAGCGCGCTTTATCCGCGGGCTTACCTATTTCAATCTCGTACGGCTTTACGGCGGCGCGGCCATTCCTGAAACCTTTACGGAAGGATTGGAGGGACTTGAAATTCCGAGAAAAACGAGCGAGGAAACCTTCAATTACCTGCTCGAAGACCTGAAATATGCAGCGGATAACCTGCCTGAAAAATCGGCGCTGGGCAGTGAGTTGTGGCGTGCGAGCAAGGGGGCGGCATTGTCGTTTCTTGGAAAGGCATATCTGTACCGCGCAACCCTGACGAACACGCCTGCGTTTTTTGAAGAAAGCCGGAAGTATTCCGAAATGGTAATGAATTCGAAGGAATATAACCTGGAACCGGAGTTCAAAAACCTGTGGTACTGGTGGAATGTGAAAGCGAAAAATGGGCAGGAATCGATATTTGAAATTCAATTCGGGAATAAAAATGGCGAGGATAACCAGCTGCATATCAATGGCGGGATCAATATCACCGACGCCAGTCTGGGCTCGTATATGTTTCACCGGCACGGGCCTTCCTTTACCGCTTATAACTCGTTTTCAGCGCTCGATGCGCGCAAAGCGGCTACTTTCCTGACAGAAGTGAAGCTGGTCAATGGCAGCACGATCACGTGGCTGGAATCCGATCAGGGCAACTATCCGGGCGCCAAAGGCTGGCCTTCTGCCGGGCCTGGTAATCTCAAATATTTCGACCGCAGCGGCGAATCCGCTTCACTCGGACTGCCGGGCGCGAATGTGTATGCTATGCGCTACGCGGAGGTATTGCTCAATTACGCCGAGGCTGTCAACGAACTCAGCGGACCGACGCCGGCTGCTCTTGAGGCGTTAAATAAGGTGAGAACGCGGGCGAAATTGCCGGCCTTGACCGGCTTGTCGAAGGCGCAGTTTAGCGAGGCTGTTTACAAGGAAAGGTGCTGGGAATTTATCGGCGAAGGTCAGGTTTACTATGATGGTATCCGCACCAATCGCATCGGCAAAGCAGTGCAGGAAGAGATTGCTTACGGTGTCAAAAACAAGACATTTCTATATACCGATCTGCTTTATACGCCTACCAGCAAGTTCCTTTGGAAGATCCCTGTTTTCGATCTGGATTCAAATCCGGCACTTGTTCAAAATCCTGATAATCAGTAA
- a CDS encoding alpha-d-galacturonidase: MKVIELRKGYLCLLAVFLSLGLHQTVCAKSDAAAKETIGIVLAGEKNARIDFGVSRLKQALTAAGYEVSSGKSVKKATGKQLFIGLLDQPDIQKILAKPGASRPGKEGYILNTNGNQTVIAGADASGALYGCLDLAERIKQTGKLPGQLAVKDQPEMVMRGACIGIQKPVYLPGRTVYEYPYTPENFPWLYDKALWIKYLDMLVDNRMNSLYLWNGHPFASLVKLKDYPYALEVDEETFRKNEEIFSFLTKEADKRGIWVIQMFYNIIVSKPFAEKHNIKTQDRKRPITPLISDYTRKSIAAFVEKYPNVGLLITLGEAMEGDDTDVEWFTKTIIPGVKDGLAALKTDIQPPIVLRGHDTNPQMVMKASLPIYKSLYTMNKYNGEALTTYQPRGPWAKMHREMSELGSIHIENVHILANLEPFRYGSADFIQKSVQAMHDIHGANGLHIYPEASYWDWPYTADNITPRQLQIDRDWVWYKAWARYAWNCRRDRSEEVKYWSDELDKTFGTQNQGGDILEAYEQAGEITPKLLRRFGITNGNRQTLTLGMTMSQLVNPKKYRVWPELYNSDGPEGETLTEYVEKNVKGEKHIGETPEQIIREVVQHGKLSVEAIDRAQPFVKKEKEEFRRIRNDMYCHRALADFFSEKVQAAELVLKYNHSKNITDLKNAVPHLEKSVAHFKELAALTKDTYLYANSMQTAQRRVPVGGNDGKNKTWVELLPFYEEELKQFKKNLALLESGKSADELVAKLTPVDVTLNDKNAEMFTLAKGEQLFSDRESKITAVAEELSALRAVRLNAGELAEKQAAISFSTKTPVKVLVGYFQSKEKPYLAVPNLETDASGNDFGQAEAKITAALTAQGLPNMNVHAYTFPAGNHTLVPGKGIFTVLGFIDGNTEIKPHAAAMGNDGGARNIDWLFE; the protein is encoded by the coding sequence ATGAAAGTGATTGAATTAAGGAAAGGTTACCTGTGCCTGCTGGCGGTTTTTTTGAGTCTGGGTTTGCATCAAACGGTTTGTGCAAAATCCGATGCAGCTGCGAAAGAGACGATCGGGATTGTTTTGGCAGGAGAAAAAAACGCTAGGATTGATTTCGGAGTAAGCCGCCTGAAACAAGCATTAACTGCGGCAGGTTATGAAGTAAGTTCTGGAAAATCGGTTAAAAAAGCTACCGGAAAGCAGCTTTTCATTGGGCTATTGGATCAGCCGGATATTCAAAAAATCCTGGCAAAACCAGGCGCTTCGAGGCCTGGTAAGGAAGGGTATATTTTAAATACAAATGGAAACCAAACAGTGATCGCCGGCGCCGACGCTTCCGGCGCGCTATACGGCTGTCTGGATTTGGCAGAAAGAATTAAGCAGACGGGAAAATTGCCCGGGCAGTTGGCTGTAAAAGACCAGCCCGAAATGGTGATGCGCGGCGCTTGTATCGGTATTCAAAAGCCGGTTTACCTGCCGGGCAGGACGGTATACGAGTACCCTTATACACCCGAAAATTTCCCGTGGCTATATGATAAAGCATTGTGGATCAAGTACCTGGATATGCTGGTGGATAACCGGATGAATTCGCTGTATCTGTGGAATGGACATCCTTTTGCCTCATTGGTAAAGCTGAAAGATTATCCTTACGCGCTGGAAGTAGATGAGGAGACATTCAGGAAAAACGAAGAAATATTTAGCTTCCTTACCAAAGAAGCGGACAAGCGGGGGATCTGGGTGATCCAGATGTTTTACAATATCATTGTTTCAAAACCATTTGCCGAAAAACACAATATCAAAACGCAGGACAGGAAACGTCCTATCACGCCGCTGATCTCGGATTATACCCGGAAATCGATCGCGGCATTTGTTGAGAAATATCCGAATGTAGGTCTGCTGATCACATTGGGCGAGGCGATGGAGGGTGATGACACGGACGTGGAATGGTTTACGAAAACGATTATCCCGGGTGTAAAAGACGGGCTGGCTGCATTGAAAACAGATATACAGCCGCCAATTGTGCTGAGAGGCCACGATACCAACCCGCAAATGGTGATGAAGGCTTCATTGCCTATTTACAAAAGTTTGTACACCATGAACAAGTACAACGGCGAGGCTTTGACAACCTACCAGCCGCGCGGGCCGTGGGCGAAAATGCACCGGGAAATGAGCGAGCTGGGTTCTATTCATATTGAAAATGTGCATATTCTGGCGAACCTGGAACCTTTCCGTTATGGATCGGCCGATTTTATCCAAAAAAGTGTGCAGGCCATGCACGACATCCACGGAGCGAACGGACTGCACATTTACCCCGAAGCTTCCTACTGGGACTGGCCCTACACCGCAGACAATATTACGCCTCGCCAGTTGCAGATAGATCGCGATTGGGTGTGGTACAAGGCCTGGGCGCGCTATGCATGGAACTGCCGCAGGGACCGCAGTGAGGAAGTGAAATATTGGTCTGACGAGCTGGATAAGACATTTGGTACCCAAAATCAGGGAGGCGATATACTGGAAGCTTACGAGCAGGCGGGAGAAATTACGCCCAAGTTGCTGCGGCGGTTTGGGATCACGAATGGAAACCGGCAAACGCTCACGCTGGGTATGACGATGAGCCAGCTGGTGAATCCGAAAAAGTACCGCGTGTGGCCCGAGCTGTATAATTCCGATGGTCCGGAGGGCGAGACTTTGACCGAATATGTTGAGAAAAATGTGAAAGGTGAGAAGCACATCGGTGAGACACCTGAGCAGATTATCAGGGAGGTAGTGCAGCATGGAAAGCTTTCGGTAGAGGCGATCGACCGCGCTCAGCCGTTTGTGAAAAAAGAAAAGGAAGAATTCCGGCGGATCAGAAATGATATGTACTGCCACCGGGCACTTGCCGATTTTTTCTCGGAAAAAGTGCAGGCGGCGGAGCTGGTTTTGAAATATAACCATTCGAAAAATATAACCGACTTGAAAAACGCAGTGCCGCATCTGGAAAAAAGTGTGGCGCATTTCAAAGAGCTGGCAGCTCTGACAAAGGATACTTATCTGTATGCAAATAGCATGCAAACTGCGCAGCGGCGCGTTCCGGTGGGTGGAAATGATGGGAAGAATAAAACGTGGGTTGAGCTGCTGCCGTTTTATGAGGAAGAATTGAAGCAGTTTAAAAAGAACCTGGCATTGCTGGAAAGCGGAAAAAGTGCGGACGAACTGGTTGCAAAACTGACGCCGGTTGATGTGACGTTAAATGACAAAAATGCCGAAATGTTTACATTGGCGAAAGGAGAGCAGCTTTTTTCAGATCGCGAATCAAAGATCACGGCTGTTGCGGAGGAGCTTTCGGCGCTGCGTGCAGTGAGGCTGAATGCAGGTGAATTGGCGGAAAAGCAGGCTGCAATTTCGTTTTCAACCAAAACGCCTGTGAAAGTGCTGGTAGGCTATTTCCAGTCGAAGGAAAAACCGTATCTCGCTGTGCCGAACCTGGAAACGGATGCGAGTGGAAACGATTTTGGTCAGGCG
- a CDS encoding alpha-L-fucosidase yields MHYFSRITLLFTLLLLTSKAFAQQAYQANWQSLEKHQEVPEWMRDAKFGIYCHWGVYAVPAYNNEHYIQHMHNDSPDYSKLGTYKRHLALYGPLEKFDYHDFIPMFKGEKFDAEEWADLFVKGGARFAGPVAEHHDGFAMWDSDLTPFNAKDMGPKRDVVGELEKSIRKRGMKFFTSLHHELNYTNVKMKPGWAGSDPKYAKLYGSTMNKAEWEKMWMDKCTELIDKYHPDVIYHDAWLEQVPTQNIQKYLAHYFNEADKRKQDVIVTYKGEDLPAGVGMEDHENSNPDKIIAKPWLCDYSIGTGLSYSWGYTDGMEIRPAKEIIHTLVEVVSKNGQMLLNLSPRADGTFPEEQKEVVYKVGRWMWSFGESLYETRPFSVFGETTAGKQQVFYTQKGKTIYAIFLEWPEAGTAVTLAELNAKSLPGKLKSVNLLGLKNLVKCESQVSAGGLKLTVPAKTRVPSDIAYVFKIETE; encoded by the coding sequence ATGCATTATTTTTCGAGAATCACACTCCTTTTTACATTATTGTTATTAACCTCAAAAGCATTTGCGCAGCAGGCATACCAGGCAAACTGGCAATCTCTGGAAAAGCACCAGGAAGTGCCGGAATGGATGCGCGATGCGAAATTCGGGATTTACTGTCACTGGGGTGTGTATGCGGTGCCTGCTTACAACAATGAGCATTACATTCAGCACATGCACAACGACAGCCCGGACTATTCAAAGCTGGGGACTTACAAGCGACACCTGGCGCTTTACGGACCGCTGGAAAAGTTTGACTACCACGATTTTATCCCGATGTTCAAAGGCGAAAAGTTCGATGCCGAAGAATGGGCGGATCTTTTTGTAAAAGGTGGCGCGCGCTTCGCAGGGCCGGTGGCTGAGCACCACGATGGATTTGCGATGTGGGACAGCGACCTTACCCCGTTTAATGCGAAGGATATGGGGCCCAAACGCGATGTAGTGGGAGAATTGGAAAAGTCGATCAGGAAGCGCGGGATGAAGTTTTTTACCTCTCTCCACCACGAACTTAATTACACCAATGTCAAAATGAAGCCCGGTTGGGCAGGGAGTGACCCGAAATATGCCAAATTGTACGGTTCCACGATGAATAAGGCGGAGTGGGAAAAAATGTGGATGGACAAATGCACGGAGCTGATCGATAAATATCACCCGGATGTGATCTACCACGACGCCTGGCTGGAACAGGTTCCGACCCAGAACATTCAAAAATACCTCGCGCACTATTTCAACGAAGCCGACAAGCGGAAGCAGGATGTGATCGTGACCTATAAAGGTGAAGACCTGCCTGCGGGCGTGGGCATGGAAGATCACGAAAACTCCAACCCCGACAAAATCATCGCAAAACCCTGGCTTTGCGATTACTCGATCGGTACCGGGCTATCGTATTCATGGGGCTATACCGACGGTATGGAAATCCGCCCGGCGAAGGAAATTATCCATACGCTGGTGGAGGTGGTGAGCAAGAATGGGCAAATGCTTTTGAACCTGTCGCCGCGCGCCGACGGGACTTTTCCTGAGGAACAGAAAGAAGTAGTGTACAAAGTCGGCCGCTGGATGTGGTCCTTCGGCGAGTCGCTGTACGAAACGCGGCCGTTTTCGGTATTTGGAGAAACCACGGCTGGAAAGCAGCAGGTTTTTTACACTCAAAAAGGCAAAACGATCTACGCGATCTTCCTCGAATGGCCGGAAGCGGGCACAGCTGTTACACTCGCAGAATTGAATGCAAAATCGCTGCCGGGGAAACTGAAAAGTGTGAATTTGCTGGGGTTGAAAAATCTGGTGAAATGCGAAAGCCAGGTTTCTGCCGGCGGATTGAAACTGACGGTTCCCGCCAAAACACGCGTACCTTCTGACATTGCTTATGTTTTTAAAATTGAAACCGAATAA